The genomic segment AAACACATTCCCAAGTATTTACCTCAGTTCATCTTGCAGGGGCTTATTTTAACCAAGGCCCAGCAGGTACTGACTCTTGCTCCTCTGCAAAACTGTCTATAAGAGAACGCacatgtgtgtttattcatCTGTACAACTGTGCATACACATGTGACTATTCTCTCTACAATGCTCTTCTGTTTAGTGGAAGCAGAGTGCTATCCTCTCCTCTGTACCCCTTACAGCAGGAGTCACAGTGTGGCAGATACTTCCTGCACTTCAATATCGGTTCCGAGGCCCCCTCGACATGGTGAGGGGGAGTGTGACAGAGGACAGAGATGACACTTCCCAGTAAAGACTGCGAGAAAGGAAGAGCCTGTACAGGATGACCACCGAGATGGACTGGCACAGAATCACACCAATGGTTATgatctaaaaataaacaaatgagaaaTGGAAAAGTCAGAAGATGTGCTGAAATTTTTCTTGTACTATTGTTCGTAGCATAGTGTCAACAGCCTGTGGTAGAGATGTCCTCTTACCTTTTCTTTCTGATGCTCATTGAATATTACAGAAAGGAAAACAAGGACTGGATGACAAAGGAACCACAGGAAACTGccctaaaacaaaacacagctttattaaagAAGAATACGTGCAATATTGGTTTGATGAGTCCATGTGCAACAAATATTCAATATTAATTTGATATGTTGATATGAAAATAATCTGCATTGCTAAAATACTTGAGTGCTTACCAATTCTATGTAACCAGAAATGAATGAAGTACGCACTGTTAATCTGTTTTAGAGCTCTAGAGGTGACTACACTCAACTTTAAAGTAAGGTGCAAGCCAAATAGGTGCAAGCCTACTGCTTGCATGCCCTCGCTCGCAACTAATTCCAAGAATACATGAGAGCATGTTGGCTACATAGCTGCATGGAGCTGTGGAACTCAGATTTGGATTGCACCAGCTGTTGAAATTTACACAACTGATCTCAGGGTCTGGCACAAAGCATTCCTAAGCAACTTTCAAACAGTGAATAAAGAATTTGAAATAATACTTAAATACTTCTACCAAATTAATGATAAattaaattttgtttgttttttcatgtagAGATCAAAATTAAGCATCCTTTATACTTGTAGAATATTTCAATATTCGTGATAGCATTTGAAAGAACATAAGTCCTTAAGTATTTGGACAGCGACacaatttttgtaattttgcctCTGTGCACCACCACAATGGATTTGAAAGCAAGTAGTCAAGATGTGACCGAATAGTGGACTTTCAGCCTCAGTTGAAGGGGTTTACCAAAACCGAGAAAACAAGATACTGTGGACAGATAAAACCGAGATTATCTTGTACAggaatgatgggaagagaaaaggaaggagaaggaaaggaagggcTCATGATCTGAAGCATCAACTGTCAATCATGATGGAGGCAGTGCTATGGCTTGGGCATATGTGGCTGCCAAAGGAACTATGTCACTGgtgtttattgatgatgtgactgTTGATATGAAGTAGCAGGATGAATTTTGAAGCGTATAAAGCTATATGTTCTGCTCAGATTCAGTTAAAAGCTGCAAAACTGATAGGACGGCGCTTCAAAGTACAGATGGACATTGAAAGCAACCCAAAAGGTTCTTAATGCAAAGAAATGGAATGTCCTTAAATGGCTGAGTTAGTCACCTGACCTCAACACAGTTGAGCATGCAATCAATTAGTGAAGGCAGAAAGACCCCGAAACAAGAATCAACTGAAGGTAGTTACAGTAAATGTCTGCAATTCTGGGTTTCAAGTCTAAGGATTTGCAtccaaatataatataattccTAAACGgttaatgcaatatttttgttaaaccctttcaattaaagctgaaagtctagACTTCAATCACATCTtgcttcatttcaaatccattgTGGTGGTGTACTGaggcaaaattacaaaaattgtGGATGTAACTGTATTTGATAGTTGCAAACCTAATGATGACCAAGTTGATTCTGAACATACATGCACCAAGTACTTTATTAGTAATACTACTACTGTTAGTAATACTGTACTGGGTAGGGCCTCCCTTTTTTCTCAAAGCAGCCTCAGATCAAATCGCCATTAGAAGATTTGTAAATTGTGGTCATgaagggatgcacatggtcaaCAATACTAAcataggctgtggcattcaagcaATAACTGATGGGTATTAACATGCCCAACATAGTCTTAAGaaaacaccccccacaccattaaATCACTGCTGACACAAGGCATGTTAGGTCCGTGGATTTATGCTGttggtgccaaattctgaccctatcATCTGTGTGCCTCCACAGAACCAAGATTCATTAGACCAGGCTGTTTTTCCAGTCTTCAACTGaccagttttggtgagcctgtgcccactgcaTCCTCAGCATTCAGTTCTTAGCTGACAGTAGTGGAACCCAACATGGTCTTCTTCAGCTGTGGCTTAACCGCTTcaaggtttgatgtgttgtgcataCTAAGATGTTTTTCTGCCCATCACACTTATACAGAGTGGTTACCTGAGTCAGCTCAAAAACGTCTGGACATTCTTtgttgacctctctcatcaacaaggAGCTTCTGTCCACAGAACTGTCACTGaatgttttgtctttatttcaCCATTCCAAGAAAGTCAGTGGAAAATCAGCAGTTACAGAGATACTCAAACCAGCCCATCTAGTACCAACAATCATGCCACAGTCAAAATCACAGAAATCTCATCGTATTCCCCCCTTCTGAAGGTTGAAgtgaacattacctgaagctgctgtCCCATATCTGCATGACtttatgcactgcactgctgccacacaATTGGTTGATTATATAATTGAATGAATGGGTAGGtgtacaggtgttcctaataaagtgagtgtatattagtgATGATGAAGTGGGAAAATAATACTGAGATTGTTGGATCCATTTACCCACGATAACTGATGACTCTATAATTTAAGGAAATAACTAGAAGCGCTCAGAATAAATATGTTGTTATTCCCATTACTATCATGTATATCCTCTGCTCTATAAGATAGAGTCCAATTCCAGTTCTGATggccacagcactgcacttCAGTGCTTCCCTAATTTAATATCCCTCATTCTTCTTCTTAGCAAATTACCATTATCCAGTCCATCATGTTTTTGGTGTTAGAGTAAGGTAAGCACTAAACTTTGCAAAAGAGGTTGATATCACTTCTCCAAACACCACTTCCCAATGCTGGCCTAGGGCTGGGCTCTCCTTCTGCGTCTTAACATCTCTCAGGGTTTATTCCTTACTTAGTGATTTCCACTGGCACGGGGAGTGACTTCAGGTAGGAGTTTCAGCCCAGATCTATAGCTGTACCTGTGAAAACTGTGATCAGAGAGAACTGCTTTACCTTTGCAAAACTGAGATAGAAGTCCCTCTTCAGTGTGCTCCTCTCTGCGGAGATGATCTGGTACAATACGGATGCAAGTAGCAGAGTAAGGGCCACACGCAGTGCCATCAGTAGTAAGCCAGCTAGGCTGCGGTGAGCATGATaactgtggtgctctgtgtCCTCAAACTGCTCCCAGATCAGAAGCACCCCCTACAGGGTTATAGAGGAACAATCAGCGGGCTTTACATTGTCACATTCAATTTTTTTGTGTGATCAGATTAAAGAGTAAGCAAAAAACAGACAGGTTAAAGTGAAAGTGACATTACACATACAGTTAAAAGCAGTGCTTTCACTGTCTGAGCAGTGCAGGGAAAGAATACTAaatccaaaaaaacaaatgcaataaataataattgatCCACTGAAATACGATGATGCTGCATAATGGTCCCTGCTAATTCTGCTACAAGCCCAAATCAaaataagttgggacagtatggaaaatgcaaataaaaaactgaaagcagtgaaTTCTAAAATTTACTTTGATTTGTATTTCACTGCAAAAAGTAcgacaagatatttaaaatgTAGTCTGGTCAACATcctttcatttgtaaatatacatCCAGTCCTTGCATTCAGGCctgcactacattaaaaaaaattgggacaggaGCAATTTAGGGCTAATAATGACgtaaaataattgaataatgaTGAGATTTGCAGCAGGTGATGCCAAAAGGTTATTGTAATTATGATTTGGGACAAAAGCAGAATCTAGTAAAGGCCTAGTCCATTAAAAGCAAAGATGGGCCAAGAATCACCAGTTTGCCAGCAAATGCATGAGATAATTCTTGAAATGTTTAACAACAATGTTCCTCAGAAAGAtagaatgtgtgtgaatgagagggaggcaggtggaaaggtgaagatgcaaggagtagaggtcgtaaaggtggatgacttcaaatatcttgggtcaaccatccagagcaatggacagtgtagaaaagaggtgaagaagagggtgcaggcaggatggagtgggtggagacgggtgtcagggctgatgtgtgacagaaggatagcagcaagagtgaaagggaaggtttacaagacagtagtgcgtcctgctatgatgtttggtttggagactgtggctctgtttaaaagacaggaggctgagctggaggtggcggagatgaagatgctgagattttcgttgggagtgacaaggatggacaagattagaaatgagcagatcagagggacagtgaaggtggagcagtttggagataaagccagagaggccaggttgagatggtttggacatgtgttgaggaggaatagtggatatattgggcaaagaatgttggagatggacctgccgggcagaaggagaagaggtagacctcagagaaggtttatggatgtagtgaaggtggacatggagatggttggtgtgaaagaagaggaggcaatggatagggcaagatggaggcagatgatccgctgtggcgacccctaaagggagcagccgaaagaagaagaagttccTCAGAAAGATAGAAAGGGATATGGATATTTCACCCTTTATGGTGCATAACATTATTACAGGTTTAAGGAATCTAGAGGAGTTTCATTGCACAAAGGGAAAGGGTGCAAGCCTAAGCTGAATCACTCTGCTCTCTGATCCACAAGTTATATAGTTAAGAGCAAGAGAAACTGAAGCAGGGGCCCACTGGGGGTTAAATTAACCACAAGTAGTATGTTTCGATGAACTGTTATTTTAAAGTTAAAGTAAAAGATTGCAGGCTGACCTGTGTGACAACTCCACCAAGAGCAAGAGCAGTGGATGCTGGGGAGGAGTCCCACTGCAGGGGCTTACTCTGGGACTTCCTGCCTCGGCTCAGCGTCCAGCCCATGCACAGACTCAGCAACATGTACAGCATCTGCACTTGTGCCACCATGTCACACACTACATGCAGACATCCACAGAACAGAAGTACTTATCACAGGTGTGTTTTCCAAAGAATATCAATAAATACTGttgttctgtgtcattttcattttgacttTACTAGGGATTGTAACAATAACTGTCAGTATGTGTACAATCGTGGTAGAAAGTGTGAATAAAGTCTTAGTTATAACTGGACATATGGAGACAAAAACATACTTCAGTGGAAGTCAGAAAGTGTCTATGTCTAAACACACGTATGTATATAAAAGTAAATAGTATTCACAAATGaattaaaagttttctttgtgcGACTGCACGTGGTGTCGCGTGTGGTACTAGCCTTGAAATTAGAGACACATTTACATAGTGTTGGGTATCAGTGTAATTTTACACTGATATGAATTTGGTTGGATGTTTTACTAAAAATAATACACTCAAATGCACAAGATCTCAACTTATTGGCAAAAGGAAAAGGGCCAAATCTGGCCTTTCAGGTTTGCAACAAGTACTTTGAAGATCAAAAGGAAAATGTAAGAAGTGAAAAGTACAGCGGTACGCAAAGGTTTGCACGCTCCCCAGTCAAGTcaaaagttttgttgatttaacaaaaacctttaaaagaaataaatctaacatatttgggggaaaaaaacaacatgacaTGACATATAAAATGTCCCataacattttagatttttaactttagtaaataaacagtaattattcattaaaatgtgtagaagtgtgttccctatagaggatgtgttctaCATGAACTAACACTTTGGTTAAAGTTGCCCAAATTTTGCATTCGACTCTTGAAAATATTCTaaaaaatactaatactaatactaaaaaagtaaaattctTCCAAAATAATACTGGAGTTTAGTAACCAAGTACAGCTATACTAGTATTTATCAGTATATTTGTTGTATTGTACACTATTAATGGTAAATAATGTGGATGCATCAAATGAAGAGCTAGACTCACACTCTGCTAGGCTGCCCATTAAAGGAGTTCCCACTCCATCTCTAGCATATCTGTAGAATGGAAGCAGGCATGATGAACACCACACAGAGACAGCGTCGTCTTTCTGACAGAAAATGAGATGCACAGCTAATGTGGCAGTTGCATAGTTGTGTCTCACCTGGCCATGTGAATGTAGTTAAAGAGCACAGATAGACCTTGCAGTAAAAGTGCTGTAGATAGGACCTTGAGTACAGTATGCATGGGACCCCCCTTATTCAAAGCCTGCCATAGTGGCTGTATGTAGATACAGCAGGCCACAAAATAAGCCAGGATCAGCATGAAGTAGAAGCTATGCAAACCTGGTGAGAGCAAGAGGATCACACTGTGTCACAATATTCTCTCCAACAGCCTTAGAAGAAGCttgaaaagtcaatttaaacaatttaggcaaatataatacaatatgatATGACATCATCTCAGAGCGCTCTCTTATTAGGTAATGTCAGGGTCAAACTTACCGGCCTCTTCGGCGCTGAAGTGGTCAAGTGGATTGCCTGCAGAGTCTGGGTTTAACATGGTGAGCTGAAAGCCCACACCCTCAATCACTCCATCCATCTCCTCTTCTTGACAGGTGAAGCGATCTGCATACATCACATGCCAGGCCTGGGGGCTCACCTGCCGAGGGATGGTCTCATTGTGCTCTTCTGAGCTCAGTGTTACTGCGAAAGTATTATAAATGTGATGACATTATTCTCGTTTGAGAGTCATGATCATATGTTTGATACTTAACAGCAATAACATATCCACCACTAAAATAATATCTGTAAAATCATTCCTCATCAAATAAAGAATTGTATACATACAATAATGTGACTAAACACATAGTCATAATACATTTGAACGTAtgaaatttattttttctgaatgGAAAGTTCTATAGCATTATACCTCCTTCTGTCTGTGTGCTATATACACTGAGCAGACACTTCATTTCCATCTAcacctttgtccattttatctgttATTCTTATGTGcgctttgtagttttacaattacaaaCTATAGTCCAACTGGTTCTTTGCTAGCCCCTTTTCAATGGTCAGGATCCTCACAGGAACCCCATAGAGCACATCTTATCTGGgtgatgggtcattctcagccagtgagtggatcagacacagcagtgctgctggagttttaaaacactgtgtccactcactgtccactctattagacactcctatctggtcagtccaccttgtagatgtaaaagaCAGAGATAATAACTTatgtgctgctgcacagttgtgtagattttctttcttcatcagtggtcacaggccACCACGTTAGTGTCACCACAGTGCTAAGGATGAGCCAACATCAAAAAATACCTGCTCTTTGGTGGTCCAGAGGGGGTCCTGGGgtaaacagggtaaaagggggctaaatgTAGAGAAACGGTCTACAGTGTAAAGACTGCACCtgtatggtaagtggacctgatacaTTGGATAGTGGCTCAGTGTGTATTGTAAGCGTATATTCTCAAATACATTCTAGCAGAGGTGATATCATTTGGTGGGTTTAGGGGTTAAAAATGCTGTAGCCATACAGGCCTCATGACAAGCTGGGCCTTGATGCAGAGGAGGTAAATGTTATTTGAAACTAGATTGAAAATAAATTGTAGctgtgattttttaaaattttatttaatgttttgtctTGCCAGTGTTTTGATGTTTGTTCTTTGGTAAAGATTCTCTGCAGATGTGATTCTGCAGCAAAAAACGTGCTACAGGTAAAGGTAACCGTCATTATTATTGTAGTTAGACTCAAAAATCCTGTTTGACAACTGCAACCAATATGATATGATTGACTATTTTAAGATATTTCAATTAAAAAGTCTCtgcatctttattttattaagcaGCACATTTTGTTCAGAAATAATACCTGAAAAAATGAGCAGATGTCCTGGGCTTCTAGCTAAATCAGTGGTACAATAATCTAATATTGATCTTTGTCaccacaaacaacaaaacagtaaGGAATATGGTTCAGTTATTCAGTTATCCTGTACTGAAAATGAATATCATCAATATCATCTATGTAAAATGTCCTTATTCATGTGATCTTGAGGTCATTTGTAAAGAAGCACATTTACAGAGGTTCCTACTACCAAAAGGCCATGCATGAACTATccctaaacttttgaatgtttAATAGCTAAGAGAGTAAGCACTGACCATCTTTGTTGCAGTAAGCCTAAAGGTTACTCCCAAGTACATgtcagatgttttccagcgagGTTATCGGCATGTTGAAGCGCTTTTAGAGAAGACCTACTGCAAAACATCCTCCTTTCTGATCAGAAACCTTAGCAAGGAACGTTTTAATGTCTGGTGCTGGAACAGAACAAGGCTGGGCACATGATGCTCGATTCTGTTGTTTTATCGAGAAGACAAACTGCTGGAAAAAGATTTTAACACAGCGTGAATAAGGGACTGGACTCACTAGTAAGCCGAGCTGCTGACACTCTGTCCAGACAACTTAAGTTGTCAAAGCCCTCCATGCCCTGAAACAGCAGCAGCCTGGCCTCCTTCTGCACTGCCAAGGGCACATTCTCCAGTCTGTAAGCCATCAAGCCATTCTCCcctaaagagagaaagatgtacACACAGCTGATGTTTTTAAGCACATAACACAGCTTACTGTAATGTAGAAGTATATTCAACCACTGTGACAATCAGCTTAAGTGATTTATCCACTAAGTGTATAAGCCTGCGATGCACATAATATACCTGCTAACTTTATCTATACGTTAAAGCATCCAAAGTTGATGCACATTAAAAGAAGCTTTCATGTTACAAAACGTTAATATGATCTGGAAAGCCCAACTAAACTgctctgtattctgaatggctcAGATCACCGACCGTGATACAGAAATCTTGTAATATATTGCCCATTGTTGTCCCTCGCTGTGTCGCTCCGAAACACTCCCGATACGGTTTTTCCAACCGCTGGACACACACTGTGCGTGAACGCGatcaaaatgactgaaaacgAATACATCGTTTCATCACTACCAGctgaaaataatgacttattttcctCATATACGGCAATGAATGAGGACTGTACTTTGCAGACTGCCCCCTTTCAGCTGACTGTTTTTTTGATTGACGGGCTTAGTGACCGTTCAATTGAAGAGGATTTCCTCCTCGAACGTCAGTGCAGCCAATGACAAGAGGAGGGAGGCGGGACAACGGCCGGGCAACGCTGGCAACTGATATGATACGTGTCAGCACTGCCGCAAAACGTCCAATGGGTCGTGAAGTGTTgatagctagttagctagctagctggctaggAGTGTTTACAATGTTTGTGCTTTAGTAATTGAATTTAGAGGAAACGGTTCAACTCCCGTGGAGCCGTATACATGTAGGTGTAGGTGTGTACACCAGTGCTGTGAAAGGCATAAGTAATTGTTGTTAAAGCGGTTTAAAGCTAGGCGTTGGCGCTGACCAGTGTTCGGCTGCAGCGTCGCCTCTGGTGTTGCTGCTGTAAAGTAGGACTTTGAATCGGATTGGCTGTCATGTTGGGACCCGGCCTAAtcaatacagagagaaaaacacctCTTAACTGACGAATAATGTCAATATCTAATGTGAATATGTGAAGTTCTCCAGAGCAGCGATGTCAG from the Pygocentrus nattereri isolate fPygNat1 chromosome 30, fPygNat1.pri, whole genome shotgun sequence genome contains:
- the gpr180 gene encoding integral membrane protein GPR180 isoform X1, coding for MYSFSVILIAFTHSVCPAVGKTVSGVFRSDTARDNNGQYITRFLYHGENGLMAYRLENVPLAVQKEARLLLFQGMEGFDNLSCLDRVSAARLTITLSSEEHNETIPRQVSPQAWHVMYADRFTCQEEEMDGVIEGVGFQLTMLNPDSAGNPLDHFSAEEAGLHSFYFMLILAYFVACCIYIQPLWQALNKGGPMHTVLKVLSTALLLQGLSVLFNYIHMARYARDGVGTPLMGSLAELCDMVAQVQMLYMLLSLCMGWTLSRGRKSQSKPLQWDSSPASTALALGGVVTQGVLLIWEQFEDTEHHSYHAHRSLAGLLLMALRVALTLLLASVLYQIISAERSTLKRDFYLSFAKGSFLWFLCHPVLVFLSVIFNEHQKEKIITIGVILCQSISVVILYRLFLSRSLYWEVSSLSSVTLPLTMSRGPRNRY
- the gpr180 gene encoding integral membrane protein GPR180 isoform X2, with translation MYSFSVILIAFTHSVCPAVGKTVSGVFRSDTARDNNGQYITRFLYHGENGLMAYRLENVPLAVQKEARLLLFQGMEGFDNLSCLDRVSAARLTITLSSEEHNETIPRQVSPQAWHVMYADRFTCQEEEMDGVIEGVGFQLTMLNPDSAGNPLDHFSAEEAGLHSFYFMLILAYFVACCIYIQPLWQALNKGGPMHTVLKVLSTALLLQGLSVLFNYIHMARYARDGVGTPLMGSLAELCDMVAQVQMLYMLLSLCMGWTLSRGRKSQSKPLQWDSSPASTALALGGVVTQGVLLIWEQFEDTEHHSYHAHRSLAGLLLMALRVALTLLLASVLYQIISAERSTLKRDFYLSFAKFPVVPLSSSPCFPFCNIQ